TAGGTATGGCTATATCTATACTCAAGGACACATTGTCAATGTCATGGTGGATGCTTATACCTCCCCCGTAAGATATATGCAGATTATACAGTAGATTCCTTATGTAACTTCCTGTATCTATACTCGTTATATTCTCAGACCTGTATAAACTTTCGTGTATCATTGAAATAGCCATTATACGCTGTTGTAAGTCTTCAAGTACAGCTCTCGATGTAGCATTTTTTACTGTTCTGAGCCTCATACCTATCAGACTAAGCACTATCTGCAGATTGTTCTTAACCCTATGATGCACTTCTTTCAAAAGTATATTTCTCTCCTCAAGGGAAGCCCTAAGCTTCTCTTCTATATTTTTGCGCTGTGCTATTTCAGAAAGAAGATGCTCTGTCCTTTCTCTCACTTTCCTTTCAAGCTCTCTCTGAAACTCTTTGAGCTTTACTATAGTTGGCATCCACTTTTTTAGCCCGACCGCTATCAAGAAAAAGCCAAGAAGATACCCAAAGAATCTCTCAAAAATAGATTGATATAAAGTTTTGCCCAATATGAAGTACTTGCCAAGATCTGGGAAGTTATCACTTAGATCAACGAGCATACCTATAAATACTAGAAAGAAACCCAAAAGCATATAATTCCAACCTTCCTGCTTGTTTATGTTCTCACGTTTTCCTATTAGGAAAAGATAAAGAAATATGATCAAAAGCAGAAGCGTACTGAAAAGCTCAAGTAACAGCTCATGCAGGTACATATTTTAATAGTATGCCTAAGGGAAGATTACTCATAATTGAGGATGAAGTCATAGTAGCAAGGTATATAAAGGATGTTTTAGAATCCTTTGGTTATCAAGTGGTTGCCTGCAGTTCATCCGGTGAAGAAGCGGTGAGATTAGCAAAAGAACTTCATCCTGATCTCGCTTTGGTAGACATAGTTCTAAAGGGTAGCATGGATGGTATAAAGACGGCTCACCATCTCACAACCTTCTTAGGTATACCTGTCATATATGTGACCGCCTATACAGATGAAGATACCCTTTCAAGGGTTAAAGGTACGGATTATCTGGGTTATCTTGTAAAGCCCTTTGATGATAAGGATATATACGTAACGGTTGAACTCGCTATGCATAAGCGCAAAAACAAAAGGGTGCTGAAAAAACCACTTCGTAGGGTTTTGGGATCTCTTAATAAGGATGAGCTTAAAGTCCTCCTTTTCTTCATAACCACCTGCGATACCGACGGTTGGATACACATACCGTTGCACAAAATAGCTAAGGAGGTAAAAAGCGACACGGGTAATGTCTCAAGAGCTATAAGATCGCTGAGTATGAAGGGGTATGTGGAGGTTTTAAAGAACGGTAGGGAAAACTATTACAGGCTCTCAAAAGACTTAGCTTACGAAGAAAATCTATGATCTGTATCATTGTAAATATTATAACTTTCTGGTAAGCTCTATACAAAACATTTTGGAGGTGTGCTATGAGAGGGTTTTCAAAGGGGTATCTCTTTTTCATCTCACTAAGTTTAGTATCCTTATCTCATGGTCAGGAAAAGGAACTTGAACCTGTTGAGGTAATAGGGATATCCCCACTGCACGGGGTGGACGTTTCAAAAGAGAAGTTTCCATCTGCGGTAGAAACGGAGACATCACAAGAAATTGAGAAACAGAGAACAGTAAACTTAAGTGACTTTCTAAACTTGAGATTCAGCAGTATTCATCTTTCGACCGATAGGAGCAATCCCTTTCAGAACACCGTTATATACAGAGGCTTTACTTCTTCGTGGTTGATAGGTCAATCCCAAGGTCTTTCTGTGTATTTTGACGGTGTGCGTATGAACGAACCTTTCGGTGATGTGGTAAACTGGGACACTATACCTGACAAGGCTATAAACAGTTTGAATCTGATACCAGGCTCTAATCCTATTTTCGGTCTTAACACGCTCGGCGGTTCTCTATCCATAGAAACTAAAAATGCTTTTAATTTTCCAAGAAGTGAGGTAGGTGCATACTTTGGATCTTTTGAGCGCAAGTACAGCTGGTTTCAGACAGGATATAAGCTAAAGGAAAATCTTGGGCTTTACATTATGGGTGACTGGTATAAGGGAAAGGGTTGGAGAGATTTTTCCGACACAGATGTGAAGAGGGCATTTGGCAAACTCTCTTACCTCCTTGACAGAGGCTTTCTTGACTTTTCTATACTTGCAACCGATAACACTATACAGAGCACAGATGTGCTGTTAGAGAAGTTTTTAAATATAAATAGACACATGGCTTTCACAGCTAAGGATATATACAAAAATAACACTTATCTTTTTACACACAGGGGTAGTTACGAACTGAGTGATCGTGTAACTCTTGACTGGAACCTTTACTACAAAAGAAGTAGGTTCGGTTTTGACAGCGGTGATATGACGGATTTTCAAATAGAGGATGGCATACTCTACACGGAAGAAGGACCTGTTTTGGATAAGAGCGGTAACGTCATACCCTTCCCAGAAGGACTGATACCTGGCGTTATAAACAGGACACTGATAAAACAAAACGTTTATGGTGGAACAATTCAGGCTACTTTTAAGGGGAATTTTAAGGGTATGAAAAACAGTCTAACTGTGGGTGCCGGTATGGATACTTCTAATGTGAAGTATACCTTTGATAGGGAAATCGGAGCTTTCAAACCAAACAGGGAAGTATCCGGTTTTGGTGTGCTTCTGGGTTCAGCAGGAGATGATATATTTTTTAGGGATGTCAAAAATACGAATGCAGTTTACAGCCTTTACTTTCTTGATATTCTCTCACCACTCAAACCCCTTGACATATTTATAGGAGGACGACTCAATCACATAAGGATAAAGCTTGAAGATAAAACAGGTCTTTTCCCGGATATAAACGGTACAAACTCTTATTCAAGATTTAATCCTGCTATGGGGGTTTCCTACGAGGTTCTGCACGGCGTTTTCGCTTACGCCTCTTACTTTGAGTCTTCAAGGGCTCCTACACCCGTGGAGATAACTTGCTCTGACCCTAACGAGCCTTGCAGATTACCCTCCGCTTTCGTGCAGGACCCACCCCTCAGGCAGGTTGTGGCAAAGACTCAGGAGGCAGGGATAAAGGGTATTATCACTGGAAACATTTACTGGTATCTGTCTCTTTTTAATACTGATCTTAAGAATGATATACTTCCTGTTGCCGGTGGAACTCTCGGACAAGTTTATTTTAAGAATGTGAGCAAGACCAGAAGGAGGGGTGCAGAAGTAGGGCTTGAAGGTAAGGTGGGAAAACTTGATTTTTTCGCAGGTTACACACTTGTGGATGCTGAGTTCAGAACTCAGGAATTATTTAGCAGTCCAAACCATCCTCTTGTACGTGAGGTGTGTGATAATGGAGGTAACGACCCAAGGGTCAATTGTGATCTCAAGGCTTTGGTTGTAAAGCCTGGGGACAAAATACCGGGTATACCAAAGCACAGTCTAAAACTTGGGATGAGTTACGAACTTATAAAAGGTCTGGTGATTGGAACGGACATCCTCTATTCGTCCGGCGTATACCTGCTTGGCGACGAGGCAAATCTTGACAAGAAAACCAGGAACTATACATTGGTGAACCTTACAGCCAATTATAGGATCGGAAAGCTTACGCTTTTTGCAAGGATAGATAACCTCTTTGACAAAAAGTACGAAACAACGGGTAGATATGTCTCCTTAGAAGATGCTGCTAAGCTGAATTCTCTTTTGCCTGTACCTATAGATCCGAGGACTGACAGTTCGAGAGCTTTAGCTCCAGGTGCACCCAGAAGCTTTCTCGTGGGTTTTAGTTACTCCTTTTGATGTATTGTAATAAAATATATAATAAGGCGGTGTAGCTCAGCTGGTTAGAGCGGAGATCTCATAAGTCTCAGGTCGGAGGTTCGAGTCCTCCCACCGCCATTACTCCACACTCACCTTCTTTTGCATTTTGTACATTTTTACTATCTCGTCCACTGTATTGGCATCTTCGGCTCTTTTGTCACCTCTTATAAATCCCACAGCTCTTGGGAATCTAAGGGCAAATCCCGGCTCTTGAGAAGTTCTTCCCGCTGTATGCAAAGGAGATCTCGTTATTTCGTCAGCTGTAACCGTTATAACATACTTGGGTTCCACCCAAACATCCGGTTCAAGCAGTGAATCAACTCTCGCATGTCTGTGTGGTATCTTTATCTGATCCAACAGATCCTTTAATTTAACCCATTCATCTTCTGTAAAACCCGAACCTACTTTACTGATAGTTTTAAAGGTATCCGTTTGAGGATCATATAAGGCGGTAAGCAATGCACCTATACCGAGTTTGGTTCTCGCTCCCTTCCCATAGAAGTACCCCACTATGACTACATCTATGGTATCCGCAAGTGATCCTTTATAGCTTCTCTTTAACTTTATCCAGTTGAAGTTTCTTGAACCAGCGGTGTAAGGTGCGTCCAACCTCTTAGCCATTATACCTTCCAAACCTCTTGATACAACATCTTCAAAGAACTTTTCTATATCCTTTACATTGTCCGTTATGAACATTTCCGAAGTTAGAAGGAGGGAGTTTTTGGGCAATATCTCTTCAAGCCTTTTCCTACGTTCAATGAAAGGTTTTGATGTGAAGTCTTCACCTTCCAGATATAGGAGATCAAAGGTGAAAAGTTTCAGGGGAAACTCCTTTGCGTATTCGGATACACCGTACTTTCTTTTCCTCTGTATTGTGATCTGAAAAGGATAGAACTCTCCTGTCTCTTCGTTGTAAGTTATAGCCTCACCTTCTATAATCACTTCTCCGAACTTCACGTGTTGTAAGACCGCCTCCTTTACATCTGGAAACATGTCGGTCATCCTCTCCAAATTCCTTGAGTATATCTCTATATCTTTACCCTTTTTATGAACCTGAAGTCTAAAGCCATCGTACTTAGCCTCTATAGCACATTTGCCGAGGCGTTTTATGATCTCTTCAACATTCGTGACCCTCTCAGCGAGAGCCATCCTGATGGGATAACCTACCTTTATTTTAAATTCCCTAATTCCCTCTATACCTGTCTGTACGAGAACCTTTGCGACCAAACCGAGATCCGAACACAAATTGTAAGCTCTTTCTATAGCATCTTTATGTTCCTTGCCGTTTATCAAGTTAGCCAATGCTTCTATCAATGTTGCGTCTCCTACCCCTAATCTCAATCTGCCTACTATGATCCTCGCCGCATATTTGGCTTCCAAACTTGAAAGACCTTTTATGAGACTCATTATCCTGAGAACTTTGTCCTTTGTACCTCTGGTAGTTGCTATATCCAAAAGCTCATCGTAAACTTGCCTAACACTCAGTTCCTTACCTTCCCAATTTACAAGCTCAATTGCAGTTTCCCCTATGTCTCCCTTTAATTTGTAGAGTTTTTCTACTTGGGAGATCTTAACACTTGAGGCTTTAGAAAGCGCATCCATCATAAGTTTTTCCGAAACACCCATCTGAATACCTCTAAATGGAGGTAATATTTCCCCTAGCGTAAGATAAACTACTTTGTCTATATCTTCGTGAGTTGCTTTACGAAGCATTTCGGCGAGGATGTTTGACATTTCTATCCTGCTTGTGGTTTCTTCCAACCTCTGAAAGTATTGGGAAAGCTCTTTAAACTTCATGTTATCAAAATGGGCTGGGCGGGAGTCGAACCCGCGACCCACGGATTAAGAGTCCGTTGCTCTGCCTGCTGAGCTACCAGCCCTATGCCTTCTTATTATAGCATTCTCTAAAAGCTCTATCAAGCCAGGGACATCAAGGGAGTAATCAAGGTAATAGACATTTTTGTATGAAGGAAGCTTCACTATGTCTTTAAGCGTAGTTATATATAGCTTATCTTGCGAAAGTTTGAGATCCTTATAATCGTAGTGATCCTTAAAAGAAATCTTTTTAATAACCTTGATACCGAGGTTATCCAATGTTTTGAAAAACTGCTCGTTGTCCCCCAATCCTGCAAAAGCGATAACTTCAAGATTTTTTAGTTCGTGTACCGGATTTCCTTCACCATCAAGTATCCTCCAGTTTTTTCTATAGAGTTTAAAAACAGGTTTTTCAAGCTTTATGTCCCATTCATTAAGTTCTTGATAAGACAAAACGATCGCATCAGCTCTAAAAAGTGAGGAAAGAGGTTCCCTAAGCCTCCCATAAGGTAGCAGATGGTCTTTTAGATCTTCTTTCTTTAATAGAAGGATATCAAAGTCTCTGTATATTCTCCTATGCTGAAAACCATCATCAAGTATGAGAATTTCTGCCCTCAACTTTTCTACTGCGTAAAATCCTCCTCTGCACCTTATTTCATCAACCACCACACTCACCCCTTTTAGGACCTTTGCGAGCATAAAAGGTTCATCACCCGCTTCTTCCCATCCGACCTTCAATTCGCCCTTATAAGATACAAGCAAAGTACCCTTCGTTTTTCTTCCGTAACCCCTTGAGAGTATACAAACATGAAACTTTTTTGACAGATATTCGGATATATACCTCACGAGACTGCTTTTTCCAGTACCCCCTACTGATAGGTTTCCTACGCTGATAACTGGAATTCCAAGCTTGCATACCTTTAAGACATTCCGATCATAAAGGAAGTTTCTCAAATTAACCGCCCACAGATAAGGATTTAAAAGATCTAAAAGATTAGTTTCCATCTTTTAGCTTCTTTGTATCAATAAGTATAAGTGCGGAAAGTAAAATACCTCCTATCAGAGCGCTCAGATACTGGCTTACAAACCTCCATATGAGGGCAAAGATCCCCAAGATAAAAGGCTCAAGAAAAGGAGAAAAGACGGATAGCGCTCCCAGTTCACCCACACCGCTACCTCCAGGTGTAGGACTTATAAATAAGGCGTAAACTAAAAAAAGTTGATTTAAAAAGATACTTAAAGTATCAACATCCGCATGAAAAGCTTTAACTAAAAACACTCCTACGGAGAGAAAAGATATGTATAGTAAAACACTGCTTACAACCGCACCTAATATGTATCTCTTTTTGTCCCTCAAAAAGATCTTCATGGTAACTGCATACCTCTTTAATGTATTTTTTATCTTGGCTGTAAACTTCCCGTTGGACGAGTTTTTCCTCAGGAAAATCCTCAAGAACACATACAAGGTACCAGCTATGGTTAAAACTATAGCCACCAATTCAAGGAGATCTTTCGCCTGAGATGGATTTTTAAAGAGAGCATAAACGGTCAAGGGGAAAGCTAAGATAAAGAAGGATGCACCTGTGAGGGTTTTCATAGTAACCACACTCATTACTTTATGGAGTTGACCACCCTTTCTCATCAATGTGTAAATAGACAAAAACTCTCCCCCCAAATGAGCTGGTGTCACCGTAGCACCAAAAGTATTTATTAGGGATATTACATAACCGTATGCAAATGAATATTTCATCCCCATGGCTCTTGAAAGTACAAAGAGCCTTATGTTATCAAAGGTATGGTAAAAGAACATGCTCAATAGAGCAAGTATTATATACCTCTTTTCAAGAAGAAACAGGATGTTTAAAAGCTCTTTTGAAAAGGTCTTTTTGAGAATATACAGAGCTGTAGCAAATATTATGAGTATGGTAATTAAAGAACCGTAAAGGATTGATCTGTACATATAAATAGTTTAAGACATCACTAATTAGCGGGTAGTAGGATAAAAACTGCTGTTAATATAATCGCTATTATCTTAACAAACTTTTCAAACATCACCCGTGCGTCAATTGATAGATTTGACATTGATAGTAAAAACTGTTAAATTATGTCAAATAAAGTATCAGGAGGTATATCATGAATGATGTCAAATTGAAGGCGAGTGATTACGCCCTGCATGTGGGGGTCTCTCTAAACACCGTGAAAAACAGAATAAGATCGGGAATACTAAAGGGTAGCAAGGAGGAAGATGGTATATGGTACGTGTACCTTTCACGGGATGAGTACGAACATCTCTTGAAGTCTGAAGAGAGGCGTAATGAGAAGCAAAAGGAAATAAGCAACAGCCTTGAGAAATTGAAAGCGAGTTTTGAAGGACAGCTCATAGCTACGTATATAGAGATACAGATGTTCAAGGATCTCCAAAAGGAAGAACTCCTTCATGAGATGTCAAGCCTTTATACCCTTTTAGCCGTGAGGGAAAAGGAGATACAGATAATGAAAGATGAGATGGAAAGAATGGAAAAGGCTTTAAAAGAAAAGGAGGATAGCTTGAAAGACCTTCAACGAAGGACTATGGAGCTTGAAAGGAGTCTCAAGCATATGGAAAGTCAGCTAAGAGAAAAAGATCTTATGCTCGCAGAAAAAGACATACAAACGCAAAAGTTGCTACTTGAAAAAGAGAGAGAAATTCTGAATAAAACCGCACAGATTGAAAAGCTTAAAAAAGAACTTGAGTTAAGAGAACGCAAGGATTAGAATTTAAATTTATGGATAGGGCTGACCTCCTCCAACTTTGGAAAAAAACGCTGGAGAAAACCAAAAGTGGAAGGACGGTTATCACCTACTTAAAGAGCCTTCAATCTTTTTTGAGACACGTAGAGGGAGAGGATATAATCGGCGTTGATCCAAAAAAGATATACAGCTACGTAGATACATCCAATCTGAATACCTCTTCTATTCTTACACATCTGTCTGCCATAAAACACTTTTATAAGTTTGCCTTCAGAAGGGGATACGTGGATAGAGAGAAGTACTCACAAATAGAATCTGTCATAGATGAAGTCAGGGAAGATGTAGGTAGAAATCTCTCCCAAAGGTATCCTAAGGCTCTTTCAAAAGAGGAGGTTAGGGAGATCTTGTCTGCTGTAAGCGGAACAAAGTATGAAAAAATATACGTACTTTTTTTATACAGCGGAATAAGGCTTTCTGAGTACCTCTCTCTTAGAGAAGATAACTTTTACCAAGACAAGAGCGGTCTTCTGTGGATAAGACTATTGCCTGACATGACCAAGAGGAGAAAGGAGAGACTCGTTCCCGTACTTGGAAGCACTAAGGAAGAGACTTACGCTGTAACGGATAGACTGCTTGCGTGGATAGAATCTTACGATGAAAACTTTAGGGTAAAGAGGGGATCTCTGCAAGTTTTTACCAATCGTCTGTCTCACAGATTGGGTATTCCTTTTTCTCTTCATAGCTTTAGGCACACGTACATAACTAACCTTGTAAATAGTGGATTTCCTGCCGAAGTGGTTAAAGAGTTTGCAGGTCACTCCAACGTAAGAACCACTATAGACATATACTATAGATTTAGTCATGAGAGGGCAAGACGGCTAATAGAAAATTTCTTAAGATGAAGTTTTTTGTGTTCACCCTTTTTCCGCAAGTGATTCAAGGTTATGCACAGTATGGGGTTATAAAACAGGCTATAAAAAAGGGATCTCTGGAACTTCACGTCGTGAATCTAAGAGAGTATGCAATCAAGAGGAAAGTAGATGACGAAGCCTATGGAGGAGTGCCAGGTATGGTGATAAAACCTGAGCCAGTTTTCTGTGCGTACAGAAGTATTACACAAAATTATGGAAAGCCGCATACCATAATACCTCAACCGTGGGGAAAGAGACTCGTTCAGCAGGACTTTGAAAGGCTTAGTAGGAAGGAAAGTATAGCCATTATATGTGGTAGATACGAGGGTCTAGACGAGCGCACAAGCGTACTTGCGGATGAAGAGTTATCCTTAGGGGACTTTGTCCTTTCCGGAGGTGAGATATTTGCGCTCGCTTTACTTGAAGGTGTAGCAAGATTATTACCAGGGGTACTCAGTCAGCCAGAAAGTCTTTTGTCGGATTCCTTCAGAAGGTGGATGGGGTATCCAGTTTATACAAGACCTCCTGAATACGAAGGTATGAAGGTTCCTGATGTACTACTTTCTGGAAATCATAAACTTATAGAGCTATGGAGGCTCTGGCATTCTATAGAGAGGACATTGAAGTATAGACCCGATCTCATTCCTGATGATCTCACTCCTATGGAGAAGGATATAGTGGAAAACATAAAAAAAGGAACTAAATTTGAAGATTGGGTAAAAGGAAGATGAAGGCTCTGCTATACATTCTGATACTTGTGGTT
This window of the Hydrogenobacter sp. genome carries:
- a CDS encoding histidine kinase dimerization/phosphoacceptor domain -containing protein, whose amino-acid sequence is MYLHELLLELFSTLLLLIIFLYLFLIGKRENINKQEGWNYMLLGFFLVFIGMLVDLSDNFPDLGKYFILGKTLYQSIFERFFGYLLGFFLIAVGLKKWMPTIVKLKEFQRELERKVRERTEHLLSEIAQRKNIEEKLRASLEERNILLKEVHHRVKNNLQIVLSLIGMRLRTVKNATSRAVLEDLQQRIMAISMIHESLYRSENITSIDTGSYIRNLLYNLHISYGGGISIHHDIDNVSLSIDIAIPIGIILSELILNALKHAFPHRNDGNIYVSFKDRGTEIFLEVRDDGIGFKGKVRGERLGLKLIGMLLEQFNGSMQIEEKKGACFKIRIPKVYNVIKGA
- a CDS encoding response regulator; this encodes MPKGRLLIIEDEVIVARYIKDVLESFGYQVVACSSSGEEAVRLAKELHPDLALVDIVLKGSMDGIKTAHHLTTFLGIPVIYVTAYTDEDTLSRVKGTDYLGYLVKPFDDKDIYVTVELAMHKRKNKRVLKKPLRRVLGSLNKDELKVLLFFITTCDTDGWIHIPLHKIAKEVKSDTGNVSRAIRSLSMKGYVEVLKNGRENYYRLSKDLAYEENL
- a CDS encoding TonB-dependent receptor — its product is MRGFSKGYLFFISLSLVSLSHGQEKELEPVEVIGISPLHGVDVSKEKFPSAVETETSQEIEKQRTVNLSDFLNLRFSSIHLSTDRSNPFQNTVIYRGFTSSWLIGQSQGLSVYFDGVRMNEPFGDVVNWDTIPDKAINSLNLIPGSNPIFGLNTLGGSLSIETKNAFNFPRSEVGAYFGSFERKYSWFQTGYKLKENLGLYIMGDWYKGKGWRDFSDTDVKRAFGKLSYLLDRGFLDFSILATDNTIQSTDVLLEKFLNINRHMAFTAKDIYKNNTYLFTHRGSYELSDRVTLDWNLYYKRSRFGFDSGDMTDFQIEDGILYTEEGPVLDKSGNVIPFPEGLIPGVINRTLIKQNVYGGTIQATFKGNFKGMKNSLTVGAGMDTSNVKYTFDREIGAFKPNREVSGFGVLLGSAGDDIFFRDVKNTNAVYSLYFLDILSPLKPLDIFIGGRLNHIRIKLEDKTGLFPDINGTNSYSRFNPAMGVSYEVLHGVFAYASYFESSRAPTPVEITCSDPNEPCRLPSAFVQDPPLRQVVAKTQEAGIKGIITGNIYWYLSLFNTDLKNDILPVAGGTLGQVYFKNVSKTRRRGAEVGLEGKVGKLDFFAGYTLVDAEFRTQELFSSPNHPLVREVCDNGGNDPRVNCDLKALVVKPGDKIPGIPKHSLKLGMSYELIKGLVIGTDILYSSGVYLLGDEANLDKKTRNYTLVNLTANYRIGKLTLFARIDNLFDKKYETTGRYVSLEDAAKLNSLLPVPIDPRTDSSRALAPGAPRSFLVGFSYSF
- a CDS encoding ATP-dependent DNA ligase, translating into MKFKELSQYFQRLEETTSRIEMSNILAEMLRKATHEDIDKVVYLTLGEILPPFRGIQMGVSEKLMMDALSKASSVKISQVEKLYKLKGDIGETAIELVNWEGKELSVRQVYDELLDIATTRGTKDKVLRIMSLIKGLSSLEAKYAARIIVGRLRLGVGDATLIEALANLINGKEHKDAIERAYNLCSDLGLVAKVLVQTGIEGIREFKIKVGYPIRMALAERVTNVEEIIKRLGKCAIEAKYDGFRLQVHKKGKDIEIYSRNLERMTDMFPDVKEAVLQHVKFGEVIIEGEAITYNEETGEFYPFQITIQRKRKYGVSEYAKEFPLKLFTFDLLYLEGEDFTSKPFIERRKRLEEILPKNSLLLTSEMFITDNVKDIEKFFEDVVSRGLEGIMAKRLDAPYTAGSRNFNWIKLKRSYKGSLADTIDVVIVGYFYGKGARTKLGIGALLTALYDPQTDTFKTISKVGSGFTEDEWVKLKDLLDQIKIPHRHARVDSLLEPDVWVEPKYVITVTADEITRSPLHTAGRTSQEPGFALRFPRAVGFIRGDKRAEDANTVDEIVKMYKMQKKVSVE
- the lpxK gene encoding tetraacyldisaccharide 4'-kinase gives rise to the protein METNLLDLLNPYLWAVNLRNFLYDRNVLKVCKLGIPVISVGNLSVGGTGKSSLVRYISEYLSKKFHVCILSRGYGRKTKGTLLVSYKGELKVGWEEAGDEPFMLAKVLKGVSVVVDEIRCRGGFYAVEKLRAEILILDDGFQHRRIYRDFDILLLKKEDLKDHLLPYGRLREPLSSLFRADAIVLSYQELNEWDIKLEKPVFKLYRKNWRILDGEGNPVHELKNLEVIAFAGLGDNEQFFKTLDNLGIKVIKKISFKDHYDYKDLKLSQDKLYITTLKDIVKLPSYKNVYYLDYSLDVPGLIELLENAIIRRHRAGSSAGRATDS
- a CDS encoding flippase-like domain-containing protein — encoded protein: MYRSILYGSLITILIIFATALYILKKTFSKELLNILFLLEKRYIILALLSMFFYHTFDNIRLFVLSRAMGMKYSFAYGYVISLINTFGATVTPAHLGGEFLSIYTLMRKGGQLHKVMSVVTMKTLTGASFFILAFPLTVYALFKNPSQAKDLLELVAIVLTIAGTLYVFLRIFLRKNSSNGKFTAKIKNTLKRYAVTMKIFLRDKKRYILGAVVSSVLLYISFLSVGVFLVKAFHADVDTLSIFLNQLFLVYALFISPTPGGSGVGELGALSVFSPFLEPFILGIFALIWRFVSQYLSALIGGILLSALILIDTKKLKDGN
- a CDS encoding tyrosine-type recombinase/integrase; the protein is MDRADLLQLWKKTLEKTKSGRTVITYLKSLQSFLRHVEGEDIIGVDPKKIYSYVDTSNLNTSSILTHLSAIKHFYKFAFRRGYVDREKYSQIESVIDEVREDVGRNLSQRYPKALSKEEVREILSAVSGTKYEKIYVLFLYSGIRLSEYLSLREDNFYQDKSGLLWIRLLPDMTKRRKERLVPVLGSTKEETYAVTDRLLAWIESYDENFRVKRGSLQVFTNRLSHRLGIPFSLHSFRHTYITNLVNSGFPAEVVKEFAGHSNVRTTIDIYYRFSHERARRLIENFLR
- the trmD gene encoding tRNA (guanosine(37)-N1)-methyltransferase TrmD — its product is MKFFVFTLFPQVIQGYAQYGVIKQAIKKGSLELHVVNLREYAIKRKVDDEAYGGVPGMVIKPEPVFCAYRSITQNYGKPHTIIPQPWGKRLVQQDFERLSRKESIAIICGRYEGLDERTSVLADEELSLGDFVLSGGEIFALALLEGVARLLPGVLSQPESLLSDSFRRWMGYPVYTRPPEYEGMKVPDVLLSGNHKLIELWRLWHSIERTLKYRPDLIPDDLTPMEKDIVENIKKGTKFEDWVKGR